The DNA segment GATCGTCCCGTTCCGAGCCGAGGTGGCCGACGCGGAGCGGCTCGCCGGGCACCTGGCGCGCGAGATCACGACCCAGCACGGGGTGACGGTGCACCGGTACGGGGCGGACGACCTGCCCGCCCTGCGCCGCGGGCTCCGGGGAACGTCCGGACATCCGACCGCCGGGGTCGTGTCCGTGGGGGTGCGCGGGCCCCTCATCGCCTTCAACGTGAACGCGCGAGGGACCCTCGAGGGAGCCAGGGAGGTCGCGTCGGAGGTCCGGAGGATCCCCGCCGTGCGCGCGCTGGGGTTCGAGCTGCCCTCGCGCGGGCTCGTCCAGGTCTCGATGAACCTGACCGATCCGAGCATCACCGGGCCGCGGGAGGCCTACGGAGCCGTCACGGCCCGGGCCGCGACGCACGGGCTCTCCCCCGTCGAGGCGGAGGTCGTAGGGCTCGTGCCCGAGGTCTTCCTCGTGGAGATCGAGGGTCTGCCGATGGCGGGCCCGGTGAGGTCGGTCGAGGCCGCGCTACGCGGCTGACGCGACCCGCATCCTCTCGAGGAGGAAATCGACCAGCGCCTCGAGAGCACCGCGCTCAGGCACGTCCGGGAGGGCGAGCAGCGCGTCTCGCGCGTCGGCGGCGTGACGCTCGGCGACGGAGCGCGCGTAGCCGAAGGATCCGAGGTCGTGCATCGCCTTGACCACCGGGTCGAGCTCGGTCTCCTCTCGCAGCAGCTCGGCGATCTCCGCGCGCTCGGCGATCGCGTGCAGGAGCGGGAGGGTGTAGACACCCTCCTTGAGGTCGGTGCCCAGAGGCTTGCCCGTCTGCTCCGCGTCGCCCAGGAAGTCGAGCAGGTCGTCGGCGACCTGGAACGCGATCCCGAAAGAGATGCCGTACCGCTCGAGCCCCCGTGCCACCTCGAGATCGGCCCCTCCCACCCGGGCTCCCAGGTAGCTGGCCGCGCCGAGCAGCCGAGCCGTTTTGCGCTCGATCACCGCGAGGTACTCGTCGGGAGAGCGGTCGGTGCGGAAGGAGGCCTCGATCTCCTTGACCTGTCCCTCGCAGAGCGCGGCGATGGTGGACGCGAGCACCATCGGGACCTCGCCTCCCACCTCGGCGGCGAGCTGAGACGACTTCGCGAAGAGGTAGTCCCCGGAAAGCACGGCGAGCGTGTTCGTCCAGTTGGCGTTGACGGAAGGCACCCCGCGCCGGGTGTCCGCCTCGTCGATCACGTCGTCGTGGTGAAGCGTGGCCAGGTGGGTCAGCTCGATGGCGGCGGCGAGCTTCGTCAGGTCGACCTCGCGGGAGGGATCGCGGTCGCCGAACCCGGCTCCCAACCAGCAGAAGGCGACCCTCAGTCGCTTGCCCCCCGCGCGCAGGAGGTGCTGGGCGAGGACGCTGACGAAGGGGTACTCGGACCCCACGATCTCGAGGAGGAACTCCTCGGTCGCGCGCATCTGCGGGTCCACGAGCGCAAGGTGGGCCGGCGGACCCTCGGAACGCACGGAGCCTCGCTCCTCGGTCACGTCCATCAGGTTACGCGAAGTGCCGAGGTACGGCGGGGGTGCGTTCCCCACCGCGGGACCGGCTGTTACGATCCCGCCCACGGACGGTACGACCAGGAGGGGACATGCCGCTGAGGATCAGCAAGGTCAACGTTCTCAAGAACGTCTCGCTCTTCTCGGCGTGTACGAACCGCGAGCTCGCCCAGATCGCATCCCTGGTCGACGAGGTCGACGTCTCGAAGGGGGCGGTCCTGACCGAGGAGGGGGGTCCCGGCCGCGAGTTCTTCGCGATCATCGACGGCGAGGCCGAGGTGTCCCTCCGCAAGAAGAAGCTGGCCACCCTCGGACCCGGCCAGTTCTTCGGGGAGATGTCCCTGCTCGACCAGGGGCCGCGGGCGGCGACCGTGAAGGCGGCCACCGACATGAAGCTCTACGTGCTCGACGCGAGGAGCTTCTCGACGCTGCTCGAC comes from the Actinomycetota bacterium genome and includes:
- a CDS encoding polyprenyl synthetase family protein produces the protein MTEERGSVRSEGPPAHLALVDPQMRATEEFLLEIVGSEYPFVSVLAQHLLRAGGKRLRVAFCWLGAGFGDRDPSREVDLTKLAAAIELTHLATLHHDDVIDEADTRRGVPSVNANWTNTLAVLSGDYLFAKSSQLAAEVGGEVPMVLASTIAALCEGQVKEIEASFRTDRSPDEYLAVIERKTARLLGAASYLGARVGGADLEVARGLERYGISFGIAFQVADDLLDFLGDAEQTGKPLGTDLKEGVYTLPLLHAIAERAEIAELLREETELDPVVKAMHDLGSFGYARSVAERHAADARDALLALPDVPERGALEALVDFLLERMRVASAA
- a CDS encoding cyclic nucleotide-binding domain-containing protein; translation: MPLRISKVNVLKNVSLFSACTNRELAQIASLVDEVDVSKGAVLTEEGGPGREFFAIIDGEAEVSLRKKKLATLGPGQFFGEMSLLDQGPRAATVKAATDMKLYVLDARSFSTLLDKHPAVARKILRGMAQRLREIEQAPTH